Within Protaetiibacter intestinalis, the genomic segment GGGAATACACAACCCTGCCCGACGCCAGCTGACAGCCCGGGAGCGGGCGCGAGGGGACGCGGGAGGAAATATCGCCGTGTCCCGTGCGGTTGAACCGGGGGAGTCGACCAGGATGGACAGCATGACCGAGACCGCCGCCCCCACCGCACAGCAGACCCCCGAAGAGCAGTTCGCGTTCTTCCACTCGCGCCGCGAGCTGGCGGTCGTGCAGCCGCAGGGCAGCCTCGCGCTCACCACGACGCAGGTCATCGACATCGAGCAGACGGTGTGGGGCGTCCCGGGAACCTGGGCCCCGCTGCCGGCCGGCGAGTCGGGCATCAGCCTCACCGCGACCGCGGCGGACGGCATCCAGGTCGACGGCGTGCTCGTCGAGGGCACCGTCACGGTGCGTGGCAAGGACTCGCCCGAACCGTCGGCCGTGCGCTTCAGCGACACCGTCACGGGCTTCGTCATCGCCCAGGAGGGCGGCCTCTACGCGCTGCGCGTCTTCGACGCCCAGTCGGAGGCGATCCAGGAGTTCGGCGGCATCGACGCGTTCGACTACAACCCCGACTGGGTGGTCACCGCCGACTGGTCGCTCAACCCGGAGGGCACCGTGCTCGGCTTCGA encodes:
- a CDS encoding DUF1684 domain-containing protein; translated protein: MTETAAPTAQQTPEEQFAFFHSRRELAVVQPQGSLALTTTQVIDIEQTVWGVPGTWAPLPAGESGISLTATAADGIQVDGVLVEGTVTVRGKDSPEPSAVRFSDTVTGFVIAQEGGLYALRVFDAQSEAIQEFGGIDAFDYNPDWVVTADWSLNPEGTVLGFEHLKDDGKTRDEVVPGRITFSRDGVDYDLAAFKSGRALQLVFADATNDVSTYSVGRFLFVAPNADGTITLDFNRAVLPPCAFSYAFNCPLPPKQNRFPFAIEAGEKNAVKEDGSLLH